Proteins from one Luteibaculum oceani genomic window:
- a CDS encoding FecR family protein — MSSNHPDNTPSPEEKKLFSKVETRYSRSKEAVWADLEKDLFSNGIETKSKSFIGKVIPLYFRYVAAASVAALIGAFLFMRLSTKVVTTQFAESKTVDLPDGSSVVLNANSKLTYFPYWWNFSRELKLEGEGFFQVKKGKNFEVSSSLGSTRVLGTSFNIFSRNNGYQVYCSTGKVAVKNTQGTEKQITPGELVDIQPGKEIKVKKADEVAVLSWKQNRFSYNTTPLGKVFKDFENYYGVKILVGSKEIYNNYYTGVFSRSLSKEDALTVVCKSFNLKFNTSDNNRFVISSGD, encoded by the coding sequence ATGTCGTCCAATCATCCTGATAACACACCTAGTCCAGAGGAAAAAAAGCTTTTTTCTAAGGTAGAAACTCGCTACAGTAGGAGTAAGGAAGCGGTATGGGCCGATTTGGAAAAGGACCTTTTTTCCAATGGAATTGAAACAAAATCTAAATCTTTTATAGGCAAGGTAATTCCTCTTTACTTTAGGTACGTTGCTGCTGCTAGTGTAGCGGCACTAATAGGGGCGTTTTTATTTATGCGCTTATCCACGAAAGTGGTTACTACCCAGTTTGCTGAATCCAAAACAGTGGATTTGCCCGATGGATCCTCAGTAGTGCTTAATGCTAATTCTAAACTTACTTATTTTCCATACTGGTGGAATTTTTCCAGAGAATTAAAGCTGGAGGGCGAGGGCTTTTTTCAGGTGAAAAAGGGTAAGAATTTCGAGGTTAGTTCTAGTTTGGGATCAACAAGGGTGTTGGGAACTTCTTTCAACATTTTCTCTCGCAACAATGGCTATCAAGTTTATTGCTCTACTGGAAAAGTGGCTGTGAAAAATACCCAGGGGACGGAAAAACAAATCACGCCTGGCGAATTGGTAGATATCCAACCAGGAAAGGAGATAAAGGTGAAAAAGGCAGATGAGGTAGCCGTTTTAAGCTGGAAACAAAATCGGTTTTCATACAATACCACTCCACTAGGAAAGGTGTTTAAGGATTTTGAAAATTATTACGGTGTGAAAATTTTGGTAGGATCTAAAGAAATTTACAACAACTATTACACCGGAGTTTTTTCTAGGTCGCTGAGTAAAGAAGATGCTTTAACGGTGGTATGTAAAAGCTTTAACTTAAAATTTAATACCAGCGATAACAACCGTTTTGTAATTTCTAGTGGGGATTAG
- a CDS encoding PKD domain-containing protein: MRYIYFLLLSVLTINVAGQGVVEIIGKKEVCEGVRAMYRADQDFVEVEWVIFGSNYFTQVNDSIEVFWGRSGNGEVVLKGTYANGERVTSKIEITINPNPKAVIIDELGDIFYSEDNFDDISQIDTIPFQDSTTIFTCSPVCENIPANYRSQFPSGSGHQWVSNGGQLIGENSQNAVTVDWESGTNTNLQLFLTNEFGCKDSTEICISVFEKPAPNFEANNSCIGGDVYFQNTTQEAKKFLWDFGDGIISTETNPVHAYGSPGEYLVKLLAYNEYNCADSVIKPVTISDKIAPTINCVGPACFGAEVLYNTSEACAFFSWNVIGGTIKKGQGTKTIEVGWDQQVTTGILELEVADCEGNLCPDKAIVKVPIITDAISIKGEVEPCAYGNYTYHIDPIPGVQYNWSIEGSGEIISQSNLSNIVVNWYGVGSRKVKLSYFNPTLNCSGNSELQVNVKPQHFLSAPTNLCAGETGKAYSGNSNSGKWSVVGASIENIESDELTIKAGFGNRAIVTYENTDPQFCKSTKQQVISVTKAAPPVDFITGDSLICIGKPYRYETNFFDLNSYRVNWRIEGGSIKVRSGNYVDVEWTDPNGILSASLINRNFLMCPGDTSEKEVSVFGGLDIDFSMESSFCTYSDLALEALIDGESITEFDGDFKWTIIPEKAGVIVSGQYTQKPKIQFNDYAGSATVKLEVEACGNTMQTISKPISIKAASPVEINISQPFCVGSSSSVTTNASNVISWEFNGDLVSTNNSFNISQKGAIVLNYIDNVGCKGSKLFEAEPNPIPRVIGGPSWRKVCQGDAVDIDLFTLDAVQYNYQWSKNGTTIPGAKNHTLNVNSTGEYNVLVSNNYGCQNSRDFSVFQSTCNQVPPNCFQSSGEVSFTMSQNCNEITFTNTSSSNASNLRLQFGDGDSYNFTSPGEVVVHEYKMDAGEYLATLLGNLPGVDENGDPTNCSYSETKAFILPLNADFFVPNKCDGREIYFEETSSWIPGNDVTNWEWNFGDPSSGSNNFSNSKTPSHRFSSAGSYTVSLRVSNSECSQTSSQVITVTEPIVDFDLAGPLCINTPISILVPTPTLNTSIYHEFDFDGTVVSNFDEFIFTFKNVGTNNITLSAIDEKGCSNQKTLTVNVNSPQNVSISVLDAVPICEGDSAHLSAPNGVQFEWSNLKTTKSIYAKNEGKYGVTLIDDFGCLQIPDPIEVGVNLRPKPVIFSPSAPGFCNNVNGVSVDFVRDHSYAWKVDGVGQTSLRNTIYSDKEGDFVVAQTDDITGCEGTSKPFNVEKHQIGNVELVSDVGFDICEGRKAKLEVDTDEENLSYYWNTNASRSSFLNTAEGGTHFVTVTNEFGCSKTTSKHLQVYPMPNAELVMSGCFEACDENSLPLLGLQGFSNTWYKEDNNSWNYKSSSSTLSVTETGSYRAIVKHQFFPSCKDTSRVSYVKFEDCAEHEEPPILVIDKNKICIGDEITIECQSSLSPIYLEYKMDGGSTFEEFYEIPSTNFTIQPTQSGTFRLRAYSGPNAPVSNEISIDVLEYPDPGIISSDKEAYCEGDTVFLLLKEFTGSLVDWEVFNPLISDFESLNNKVNPVEIVLQNISVAARAKLVNDICVSYSNFTIDKPDKRASILDLDVSHSALCSPDTIVVSASYEGEFLSWQKSVGTESFDVLEETQNSWVDVPIDTSTYVLSIANGVCPIARDTVGVNVLGETFNFELDSLACVSSDSIHFFFEEDSYEFELTYQYESGMQEKIALNKANNFSLENQKPPGTFYFSLLEGTCYQEIKDSTEILPLPQVISTDLVDVTCFGLFNGSIEVETSLGLDLEAAFNWTLTDSTEFTAVGSAIQGLRAGIYNLDLSYADLPRCKVIEPIVVGQPQKLNLILENVVHETCEDYKNGLIELKIEGGTAPFEVKARVNSILIPESQVNITGNDVSVTSIWPGVGEIEVVDAKGCISILDFEIESAPLFSLFLDAQLNPLCANESTGQIKVGTTGTIGNAQFEWSDGESTTDSSRIDLPAGLGSVKIITELGCVDSIDFNLVAPPEIELEIDSIVNTCIGEKGGYLSATAKGGTGNLTFNWSNNVSGKVNAGIASGTYRVTVTDKNGCSSVLDSDVKGKSKPIVDIVFENPTCGKKEVSVEVKSTSSEIRISSGTSDSLDISLENSTNKFLVSAPVFGAYNFELEVNNDGCIGLFQDSIIYRIQPTALFVYKETKVDLGYNFTFENLSINGDAYLWDFGGSAEAYFGFNPDTISLSIDESFAARACLEVSTTLGCVDEYCMDLYLQDVLSDVLIPNSFTPDGDGVNDVFVPIFSGIVPIQYTLEIWSRMGVKIFSSNDPEKGWDGKMNGQKVPKGTYVYIIKFLNGTSKEVFFRKGVIIVFG; encoded by the coding sequence ATGAGATACATATATTTTTTACTCCTTTCTGTATTAACAATTAATGTAGCTGGGCAAGGGGTTGTAGAAATTATTGGGAAAAAGGAAGTCTGTGAAGGAGTACGGGCTATGTATAGGGCTGACCAAGATTTTGTTGAGGTTGAATGGGTGATTTTTGGAAGCAATTATTTCACGCAAGTTAATGATTCTATAGAAGTATTTTGGGGAAGAAGTGGGAATGGAGAAGTTGTGCTAAAGGGGACCTATGCCAATGGAGAGAGGGTTACCAGTAAAATCGAAATTACCATTAACCCTAATCCTAAAGCCGTAATTATTGATGAACTAGGTGATATTTTCTACTCTGAAGATAATTTTGATGACATTTCGCAGATCGATACAATTCCTTTCCAGGATTCAACAACAATTTTTACCTGTAGTCCTGTTTGTGAAAATATACCAGCAAATTATAGGTCTCAGTTTCCATCTGGTAGTGGGCATCAATGGGTTTCGAATGGAGGACAATTGATAGGTGAAAATAGCCAGAACGCTGTTACCGTAGATTGGGAATCTGGTACAAACACAAATTTGCAATTATTTTTAACGAATGAATTCGGATGTAAAGATTCCACTGAAATTTGTATTTCAGTATTTGAAAAGCCAGCACCAAATTTCGAAGCGAATAATAGTTGTATAGGGGGGGATGTTTATTTCCAAAATACAACCCAAGAGGCAAAGAAGTTTTTGTGGGACTTCGGGGATGGAATTATCTCAACTGAGACTAACCCGGTTCACGCATATGGTAGCCCAGGGGAGTACTTGGTAAAATTATTAGCATACAATGAGTATAACTGTGCTGATTCGGTAATTAAACCGGTTACCATAAGTGATAAAATTGCTCCCACTATTAATTGTGTTGGACCTGCCTGTTTTGGTGCTGAAGTATTATATAATACCTCTGAGGCCTGCGCTTTTTTTTCTTGGAATGTAATAGGAGGGACCATCAAAAAAGGTCAAGGAACAAAAACGATAGAGGTTGGCTGGGACCAACAGGTAACAACTGGTATATTGGAGTTGGAAGTTGCTGACTGTGAAGGAAACTTATGTCCAGATAAGGCTATTGTCAAAGTGCCCATAATTACGGATGCTATATCAATCAAAGGCGAGGTTGAACCATGTGCATATGGGAATTATACGTACCATATTGATCCCATTCCAGGGGTGCAGTATAATTGGTCTATAGAGGGCAGTGGTGAAATTATTTCGCAATCCAATTTATCGAACATAGTTGTTAATTGGTATGGGGTTGGTTCTAGAAAAGTAAAGTTATCTTATTTCAATCCAACTTTAAATTGCTCAGGTAATTCTGAATTACAGGTTAATGTAAAACCACAACATTTTTTATCAGCTCCCACTAACCTCTGTGCAGGGGAGACGGGTAAAGCTTATTCTGGTAACTCCAACAGTGGTAAATGGTCCGTTGTGGGTGCCAGTATAGAAAATATTGAATCTGACGAGTTAACTATAAAAGCAGGTTTTGGGAATAGAGCAATTGTTACCTACGAAAATACCGACCCCCAATTTTGTAAGTCGACTAAGCAACAAGTAATTTCAGTAACCAAGGCTGCGCCTCCCGTTGATTTTATAACTGGTGATAGCCTCATCTGCATAGGTAAACCATATAGGTACGAAACAAACTTCTTTGATTTAAATAGTTATAGAGTTAACTGGAGGATTGAAGGAGGAAGCATTAAAGTGCGCTCAGGAAATTACGTTGATGTTGAATGGACCGATCCCAATGGTATTTTATCAGCAAGCTTAATTAATAGAAATTTTCTTATGTGTCCTGGGGATACCAGTGAGAAGGAGGTTTCAGTTTTTGGTGGACTGGATATAGACTTTTCTATGGAAAGTAGCTTCTGTACATATTCTGATCTAGCACTGGAAGCTCTGATTGATGGTGAAAGTATAACTGAATTCGACGGTGATTTTAAATGGACAATAATTCCTGAGAAAGCAGGTGTAATAGTTTCTGGGCAGTATACTCAAAAGCCCAAAATTCAATTTAACGACTATGCTGGAAGTGCAACAGTAAAACTAGAAGTTGAAGCTTGTGGAAATACAATGCAAACAATAAGTAAACCTATTAGCATTAAGGCAGCATCACCAGTTGAAATTAATATTTCTCAACCCTTTTGTGTTGGTAGCTCTTCAAGCGTTACCACAAATGCAAGTAATGTAATTTCCTGGGAGTTTAATGGCGACTTAGTGAGCACAAACAATAGCTTTAATATCAGTCAAAAAGGGGCAATTGTTCTTAACTATATTGATAATGTAGGGTGTAAGGGTAGTAAGTTGTTTGAAGCTGAACCAAACCCTATACCTAGGGTTATAGGTGGCCCTTCCTGGCGAAAAGTTTGTCAAGGTGATGCTGTTGATATAGATTTATTTACCCTAGATGCTGTACAGTACAATTATCAATGGAGCAAAAATGGTACAACTATTCCCGGTGCTAAAAATCACACTTTGAATGTGAATAGTACTGGGGAATATAATGTTTTGGTTTCAAATAATTATGGGTGCCAAAACTCCCGAGATTTTTCTGTATTCCAAAGTACTTGCAATCAAGTACCACCTAACTGTTTTCAGTCCAGTGGTGAGGTGTCTTTTACCATGTCACAAAATTGTAATGAAATTACATTCACAAACACATCTTCTTCAAATGCTAGTAATTTAAGATTACAATTTGGAGACGGTGATAGCTATAACTTTACTTCACCAGGAGAGGTCGTTGTGCATGAATACAAAATGGATGCTGGTGAATATTTGGCAACTTTACTAGGTAACTTGCCCGGAGTGGATGAAAACGGTGACCCAACAAATTGTTCCTATAGCGAAACAAAAGCTTTTATTTTACCCTTAAACGCTGATTTTTTTGTCCCCAATAAATGTGACGGAAGGGAAATATATTTTGAGGAAACTTCCTCTTGGATTCCAGGTAATGATGTGACCAATTGGGAATGGAACTTTGGAGACCCTTCCTCGGGCTCTAATAATTTTTCCAATTCTAAAACTCCAAGTCATAGATTCAGTTCCGCAGGATCATATACAGTAAGCCTTAGGGTTAGTAATTCTGAATGTAGCCAAACATCGTCTCAGGTAATAACAGTTACTGAACCGATTGTCGATTTTGATCTAGCAGGTCCTTTATGTATAAACACACCCATTAGTATTTTAGTTCCCACACCTACACTTAACACATCGATTTACCATGAATTTGATTTTGATGGTACTGTTGTGTCAAATTTCGATGAATTTATATTCACTTTTAAAAATGTGGGTACTAATAACATTACCCTAAGTGCAATAGACGAAAAAGGTTGTAGTAATCAAAAAACATTAACTGTAAATGTGAATTCTCCACAAAATGTTTCAATATCTGTATTAGATGCCGTACCAATTTGTGAAGGAGATTCAGCACACTTATCTGCACCCAATGGTGTGCAATTTGAATGGTCAAATCTTAAAACGACTAAATCGATTTACGCAAAAAACGAAGGTAAATATGGTGTAACCTTAATTGATGATTTTGGGTGTTTACAAATACCTGACCCCATAGAGGTGGGGGTAAATTTAAGACCGAAACCTGTTATTTTTTCCCCGTCCGCTCCAGGGTTTTGTAATAATGTAAATGGGGTCAGTGTAGACTTTGTTAGGGACCATTCATATGCATGGAAGGTAGACGGAGTTGGTCAAACTTCTTTAAGAAATACCATATATTCAGATAAAGAGGGTGATTTTGTAGTTGCCCAAACCGATGATATCACCGGTTGTGAGGGTACTTCAAAACCATTTAATGTAGAAAAACACCAAATTGGAAATGTTGAATTAGTAAGTGATGTTGGTTTTGACATTTGTGAGGGTAGAAAGGCAAAATTAGAGGTGGATACCGATGAGGAGAATCTAAGTTATTATTGGAATACCAATGCTTCTAGAAGTAGTTTTTTAAATACAGCTGAAGGCGGAACTCATTTCGTAACGGTAACCAATGAATTTGGATGCAGTAAAACTACAAGTAAACACCTTCAGGTATACCCCATGCCTAACGCGGAACTAGTTATGAGTGGTTGTTTTGAAGCTTGCGATGAAAATTCGCTTCCCCTGCTTGGTTTACAGGGTTTTTCCAACACATGGTATAAAGAAGATAATAATAGCTGGAACTACAAAAGCTCCAGTTCTACTTTATCTGTTACCGAGACCGGAAGCTATAGAGCCATTGTAAAACACCAATTTTTTCCATCATGTAAAGATACAAGTCGAGTATCATACGTGAAATTTGAAGATTGTGCAGAACATGAAGAGCCTCCAATATTGGTGATTGATAAGAATAAAATTTGCATTGGGGATGAGATAACAATTGAATGTCAGTCTTCCTTATCGCCAATATATCTAGAATATAAAATGGATGGAGGTTCCACCTTTGAAGAATTTTATGAAATCCCTTCTACTAATTTTACCATTCAGCCAACACAGTCGGGTACTTTCCGTTTGAGAGCATATTCTGGTCCCAATGCCCCAGTGAGTAATGAAATTTCTATAGATGTTTTAGAGTATCCTGACCCCGGCATTATTTCCTCAGATAAGGAAGCCTATTGTGAGGGTGATACAGTTTTCCTTCTTTTAAAAGAATTTACGGGTTCCCTAGTGGATTGGGAAGTGTTTAATCCATTGATTTCTGATTTTGAATCTCTAAATAACAAGGTAAATCCTGTAGAAATTGTCCTTCAGAATATATCTGTAGCAGCAAGAGCAAAATTGGTAAATGATATTTGCGTGTCCTATTCCAACTTTACTATCGACAAACCTGATAAACGAGCATCCATTCTTGATCTTGATGTCTCCCATAGCGCGCTTTGCTCCCCAGATACTATAGTGGTTTCAGCAAGTTATGAGGGAGAGTTTTTGTCATGGCAAAAATCGGTTGGTACAGAAAGTTTTGATGTTCTTGAGGAAACTCAAAATTCCTGGGTAGATGTCCCAATAGACACTTCTACTTATGTTCTTAGTATTGCCAATGGTGTATGCCCCATTGCAAGGGACACTGTTGGAGTTAATGTACTTGGAGAAACCTTTAATTTTGAGCTTGATTCTCTTGCTTGTGTATCCTCAGATTCCATTCATTTCTTCTTTGAGGAGGATAGTTATGAATTCGAATTAACCTACCAATATGAAAGTGGGATGCAAGAAAAGATTGCCCTAAATAAGGCAAACAATTTCTCTTTGGAAAATCAAAAGCCACCTGGAACATTTTATTTCTCCTTATTAGAAGGAACTTGTTACCAAGAAATCAAAGACTCTACTGAAATACTTCCATTACCTCAAGTAATTTCGACGGACCTTGTTGATGTAACTTGTTTTGGTCTTTTTAACGGCAGCATTGAGGTAGAAACGTCACTAGGTCTTGATTTGGAGGCGGCTTTTAATTGGACTTTGACAGATAGTACGGAATTTACAGCAGTTGGAAGTGCGATTCAAGGATTAAGGGCCGGTATTTATAACCTTGATTTAAGTTATGCTGATCTGCCACGGTGTAAAGTAATAGAACCTATTGTTGTGGGGCAGCCCCAAAAATTAAATCTGATTTTGGAGAATGTAGTCCATGAAACTTGTGAAGATTATAAAAATGGTCTAATAGAATTGAAGATTGAGGGTGGAACAGCGCCTTTTGAAGTGAAAGCACGTGTAAACAGCATTTTAATTCCAGAGTCTCAGGTTAATATTACTGGCAATGATGTTTCTGTCACTAGTATTTGGCCCGGGGTGGGAGAAATAGAAGTAGTAGATGCAAAGGGGTGTATTAGTATCCTAGACTTTGAAATTGAAAGCGCGCCTCTGTTTAGCTTATTTCTCGATGCTCAATTAAACCCACTTTGTGCCAATGAAAGCACAGGACAAATAAAAGTGGGTACTACAGGAACCATAGGGAATGCTCAGTTCGAATGGTCTGATGGGGAGAGTACTACTGATTCTAGTAGAATAGATTTACCTGCGGGTTTGGGATCCGTAAAAATAATTACGGAGTTAGGATGTGTAGATTCCATTGACTTTAATCTGGTAGCTCCACCAGAAATAGAATTGGAAATAGACTCTATCGTAAATACTTGTATAGGTGAAAAGGGAGGATATTTATCAGCTACCGCAAAAGGTGGAACTGGAAATTTAACCTTTAACTGGTCTAATAATGTTAGTGGTAAAGTAAATGCAGGAATAGCTTCTGGCACATACAGGGTAACGGTTACTGACAAAAATGGCTGTAGTAGCGTATTGGATTCAGATGTTAAGGGGAAATCTAAACCCATTGTTGATATTGTTTTTGAAAACCCTACCTGTGGCAAAAAAGAGGTTTCGGTAGAAGTAAAATCTACCAGTTCAGAGATAAGAATTTCTTCAGGTACTTCTGACAGTTTGGATATTTCATTAGAAAACTCGACCAATAAATTTTTAGTTTCAGCTCCTGTATTTGGTGCATATAATTTTGAGTTGGAAGTCAATAATGACGGGTGCATTGGACTGTTTCAGGATTCTATTATTTACAGAATCCAACCAACCGCATTATTCGTTTACAAAGAGACCAAAGTAGACTTAGGGTATAATTTCACCTTTGAAAACTTAAGTATTAATGGAGATGCTTACTTGTGGGATTTTGGTGGATCAGCAGAAGCGTACTTTGGATTTAATCCCGATACAATAAGTCTTTCCATTGATGAATCATTTGCTGCAAGGGCTTGTTTGGAGGTCAGTACAACCCTTGGTTGTGTTGATGAGTACTGCATGGATCTTTATTTGCAAGATGTTTTATCTGATGTCCTTATACCTAATAGCTTTACTCCCGATGGAGATGGCGTAAATGATGTGTTTGTACCGATTTTTTCTGGTATTGTCCCAATTCAATATACTCTTGAGATTTGGAGTAGAATGGGGGTTAAAATCTTTTCTTCAAACGACCCAGAAAAAGGGTGGGATGGTAAAATGAATGGCCAGAAAGTCCCTAAAGGAACCTATGTTTATATCATTAAGTTTCTCAACGGAACGTCTAAAGAGGTCTTCTTCAGAAAAGGTGTAATCATAGTGTTTGGATAA
- a CDS encoding ATP-dependent Clp protease adaptor ClpS, with amino-acid sequence MAGVKEQEYSEVDVLLEEQKEHQLILFNDDVNTFDHVIDCLVDVCKHDPIQAEQCAYIVHYRGKCVVKEGELEEMVQMCTSLLNRDLSAEVN; translated from the coding sequence ATGGCGGGAGTAAAGGAGCAAGAATACAGCGAAGTAGATGTGTTGCTCGAAGAACAAAAAGAGCACCAATTGATCTTATTTAATGATGATGTCAACACTTTTGATCATGTAATAGACTGTTTGGTGGATGTGTGTAAGCATGATCCCATACAGGCTGAACAATGTGCGTATATAGTGCATTACCGAGGTAAATGTGTGGTGAAAGAAGGAGAATTGGAGGAGATGGTACAGATGTGTACCAGCCTATTAAATCGCGATTTGAGCGCCGAAGTAAATTAA
- the prmA gene encoding 50S ribosomal protein L11 methyltransferase: MEYTSWNISISPLEQKELLYPILAELGFDSFEETSEGLKAFIPTDDYKNDLVEEVKSHAWLASSKVEITVEQHEHQNWNEVWESNFQPIQIEDRLLIRAPFHPENTRVKMDLLIAPQMSFGTGHHETTYLMCNMLLDYPVTDKSVLDMGSGTGILAILCEKLGAKKTLGIEIEEMAVQNAMDNAALNNCSKTAFLHGDANGIPQEKYELILANINRNILLQDMDKYAAALKQGGDLFLSGFYNSDVEILVTKANELGLTRINKTLKNDWCLLQLQK, encoded by the coding sequence ATGGAATATACCAGCTGGAACATTAGCATTTCTCCGCTAGAGCAAAAGGAGCTTCTTTATCCGATTTTGGCGGAATTAGGATTCGATTCTTTTGAAGAAACCTCTGAAGGTCTTAAGGCTTTTATTCCCACCGATGATTACAAAAATGATTTGGTGGAAGAGGTTAAATCCCACGCTTGGCTTGCTAGTTCGAAAGTTGAAATAACAGTAGAACAACACGAGCATCAAAACTGGAACGAAGTTTGGGAGTCTAACTTCCAGCCCATACAAATTGAGGATAGGCTATTGATACGCGCTCCTTTTCACCCAGAGAACACAAGGGTGAAGATGGATTTACTTATCGCCCCTCAAATGTCTTTTGGAACGGGTCACCACGAAACTACCTATCTAATGTGTAACATGTTGCTCGATTACCCAGTGACGGATAAATCGGTGTTAGACATGGGGTCTGGTACAGGAATTTTAGCCATCCTGTGCGAAAAGCTAGGTGCCAAAAAAACGCTTGGTATAGAAATTGAAGAAATGGCGGTACAAAATGCAATGGATAATGCTGCGTTAAATAACTGTAGTAAAACTGCTTTTTTACACGGCGATGCCAATGGGATACCGCAAGAGAAATACGAATTAATACTCGCGAATATAAACCGTAACATTTTGCTTCAGGATATGGATAAATATGCTGCAGCCCTTAAGCAGGGAGGAGATCTGTTTCTCTCTGGTTTCTACAATTCGGATGTGGAAATATTGGTGACCAAAGCAAATGAACTCGGTTTAACGCGCATTAATAAAACCCTTAAGAATGACTGGTGCCTTTTACAGTTACAGAAGTAA
- a CDS encoding RNA polymerase sigma factor, with protein MTQQEFKYCFDQWFEEVRNYICFRCKDPDLATDIVQSTFVKIWEKQLEFQGDATRSLVYKIAKETWISEYRKQNKQQEYQLHLKSENPNSTEEAMDLKELKKVYELALGKLSEKRRAVYLMSRQEEMSYKEIAACLNLSVKAVEKRMNGALQELRKALHHVVQSS; from the coding sequence TTGACCCAACAAGAATTTAAATATTGTTTCGACCAGTGGTTCGAAGAAGTTAGAAACTACATCTGTTTCCGGTGCAAAGATCCCGATCTTGCCACGGATATAGTGCAGTCGACTTTTGTTAAAATATGGGAGAAGCAATTGGAGTTTCAAGGAGACGCAACCCGAAGTTTGGTTTATAAAATTGCTAAAGAAACCTGGATTTCGGAATACCGGAAGCAAAACAAACAACAGGAATATCAACTGCATTTAAAGTCCGAAAACCCCAATTCAACTGAAGAAGCCATGGACCTTAAAGAACTAAAAAAAGTCTATGAACTAGCCCTTGGGAAACTATCGGAAAAACGAAGGGCCGTTTATTTAATGAGTCGCCAGGAGGAAATGAGTTACAAGGAGATAGCGGCTTGTTTAAACCTATCTGTGAAAGCCGTGGAAAAGCGAATGAACGGAGCCTTACAAGAATTAAGAAAAGCATTACATCATGTCGTCCAATCATCCTGA
- the tpiA gene encoding triose-phosphate isomerase, with product MRKIVAGNWKMNMNYHEAAKLLDEIIISRSSKPDDVQLIIAPPAIYLSEFSSALRDLENISLAAQNVYHSDNGAYTGEISTSMLSSLGINYCIVGHSERRTLFKETDTDVNLKVKSLLKDGIQPIICIGELLHERENETHFQVIEKQILAALEGLSEAESAKVLWAYEPVWAIGTGKTASAEQAQEMHAFIRKILSENGFNTQTPILYGGSCKPGNAKEIFGGKDVNGGLIGGASLKANDFLQIANSF from the coding sequence ATGAGAAAGATTGTAGCAGGGAATTGGAAAATGAACATGAACTATCACGAGGCAGCCAAGCTTCTTGATGAGATTATTATTTCTAGATCTTCAAAACCCGATGATGTCCAGTTGATTATTGCTCCACCAGCAATTTACCTGTCAGAATTTTCTAGTGCCTTGCGCGATTTAGAGAACATCTCCCTTGCTGCACAAAATGTATATCACAGTGATAACGGTGCATACACCGGTGAGATTTCTACCAGTATGCTTTCCTCCCTCGGAATTAATTACTGCATCGTAGGTCACTCTGAGAGACGAACGCTTTTTAAGGAGACCGATACCGATGTAAACCTAAAGGTTAAGAGTCTCCTCAAAGACGGTATTCAGCCGATTATTTGCATAGGTGAATTATTACACGAACGAGAGAATGAAACGCATTTTCAGGTAATAGAAAAACAAATTCTCGCTGCTCTTGAGGGCCTCTCAGAAGCGGAAAGTGCTAAGGTGCTCTGGGCCTATGAGCCAGTTTGGGCAATTGGTACTGGAAAAACTGCCAGTGCAGAGCAGGCTCAAGAAATGCATGCTTTTATTAGAAAGATTCTTTCAGAGAATGGCTTTAATACACAAACACCAATTCTATATGGTGGATCCTGCAAACCCGGAAATGCCAAAGAAATTTTTGGTGGTAAGGATGTAAACGGTGGATTAATTGGGGGAGCATCCCTAAAAGCAAACGATTTTCTTCAAATAGCAAATTCCTTTTAA